A single genomic interval of Candidatus Aegiribacteria sp. harbors:
- a CDS encoding helix-turn-helix domain-containing protein: MNPQDPKKILSSMPIPVKRALRKLGRDIKDARKRRRITMSLLSERASISRTTLTRIEKGSSGVSLGSYASVLFVLGLIHRLAELADVRHDELGLTLEEEHLPQRIRHPRSRKNDYA; encoded by the coding sequence ATGAACCCACAGGATCCTAAGAAAATTTTAAGCAGCATGCCGATACCTGTGAAGCGTGCGTTGCGCAAGCTTGGGCGAGATATAAAAGATGCCCGGAAACGCAGACGGATAACTATGTCTTTGCTGTCCGAGCGAGCATCTATCAGCCGAACTACGCTTACGAGGATTGAGAAAGGCAGTTCCGGGGTTTCTCTGGGATCCTACGCCTCAGTCCTCTTCGTTCTTGGTTTAATTCACAGACTTGCTGAACTTGCAGATGTGCGTCACGATGAGTTGGGTTTGACTCTTGAGGAAGAACACCTTCCCCAGCGAATTCGTCACCCTCGATCCAGGAAGAATGATTATGCCTGA